The DNA segment CCGGCATCTGCGCCTCATAGTCATCAGTCAGAGAACCAACCAGCGGGAAGTTATCCGTACCGGGCTCGTCGGTTATATAATGACCTGCAAAGGACGGATGGTAGGAATAGCCCGAGGCAACCTTTACGGGATCGGAGTTTTCAATAACGGAAGGAACGTTGACATAGTCCTTTTCGTACTGATAGTAATCGGTCATGTAAACCTCTATACCGTATACATCGGCATAGTTAAGCACTGTATCTCTGGTGGAAGCAGAAGCGGTTGCGCTTCCGTTGAGAATAACATCAACACCCAGATCGCGAAGCTCCTTCATGCCCTTTTCGGTAGCAAAAGCACCCTCAAAGCTCCATACACCCAGACGGATACGGTCACGGGTTATATATTCGTTAGTGTAAGAACCGACAGGAACATTAACACCCAGAACGGCCTTTATAACTCTTTCCATAACAGTGGCAACCTCGGCACGGGTGGAAACACCGTTGGGGTCAAACTTGCCTGCGCCCTTACCGTTTATAATGCCTACGTTCTTAACGGAGTTGATGGCGTTTACGGTAGCTTCGTCGAGGCCGGCAAGGTCATTGAAGCCCTCTGTTTCTGAGTATGCGGTAAACTCAAATCCGCTGTTGTCAATGTAATTTTTGATTACAACCGCCATGGTTGCACGTGTGATGGGATCTTCGGGTGCAAAGGTCACATCGCTCAGACCTGCCATAATACCCTCAGCCTTTGCCCACTGGATATAGGGTGCATAGTACTCGCCTGCGGGTACATCGCCATATCCCGTGTTGCCGTCATATTTGGAGGTATCAAGTCCGTGCATACGTCCCAGAACGGTAATGAACATTCCTCTGGTCATGGTGACCTCGGGGCTGAATTCTGTGGGGCTTGTACCGCCGAACAGCGCACGGTCGGAAACGAAGTTTATGTATCCCTCGCCCCAGTGTCCTGCAATATCAACATAATCCTTATGATTTGCGCCTATTGCATATGTACCGGGCTTGTTTGCAACGTAGGAGGTGTAGCCGTAGTCATTGGTGTAGCTGAGTGCAACAATGTTCTGTTTGCCGTTTGCGTCGGTGTAGGTGACAACGGAGTTTTTGTCTGCTTGAGTGTTCTGAAGCAAAAACTCGTTTTTGTTAATGGAGTCGGTTACGGTTCCGCCGGGAATAATTGTCTTATAGTCGATATCGGTAAATACGGTGGTCTTGGAAAAATCATCTCCGCCGCCCTCGCTGAGGAATGCCATTGCTTCCTCGGCACTCTTAAAGAAGCCCATACGGTTGATGTACATCTGAGTGTCGCCGTCATCCTTTGTGCCGTTAACCGCATCAAGACGGATGTGGTGAATGTTGGTTCTCCAATTTCCGTGTTCCTGCTCGCGCATATCCATAATAACATTGGTCCACTTGTTGCTTATATCAATATCGTAGTTGGTATAAGTAACTCCCGAGAAGCCTGTAACCTCATCGGTTATGAAGAAAAATCCGCCGTTCGGAATGGTAGTATGTGCCTTATAACGAAGTGCAAAATATGGATAATCATTAGCCGCAAAGGGTGTTTCAAAGGAACGGGTCATCTGAGGATCGACGCTTGTGGGAACAATCTTCATGTTGCCTAGCTCGTACTGAACGGAAACACCAACAGGAACCCACTTTGAAACCTCGTCAGCATTGTCAAAAATGAAGTTGGGGCTGGCTGCATCCCAGCTTTCAGCCGCCTGTATAGGCTGTTTTACAGCCTTTTCGGGAAGAACGTAAGCCTCAGCCGCCTCTTTGGAGTCAAAGAAAGCAATGTAGTCGATTTCCATTTCACTTCCCTTGGGCATCTGACCCGAAGGCTCGCCAATCCACATAGAGTCAAAACGCACCTTGGAAATATTGCCGCTCCAGGCTGATTCGCTCAATTTAACGTCGGCATTAACATTCTGAGAAGCAAGATTATATTCCTTTACGTTGAAAATATATTCCTTATACTCGGTATCTCTTGCGGAAATGGGAAAATGAGTGCAAGCTTCAGCTGCAATACTTCCGCCGGTGGCATCAGACGCGAAATGCATTTCAAACATTTTCGCATCCGACATATTCTTAATGCGCAGCTTTATCCACTCATATTTGGCATCAAGTGCCGTATCAACAACTATGAAAGGGTCGCCGTTGGTACCTTCCGCAGGACCTTCAACGGTTACAATTTTAAGGTAACGGTCTCCATACTGCAAGATGCAATCGTTACTGAGATTAGAATACTCGACACGATTGAGATCACTTGGTGCAAACAGATAACCCGGCTGTGCCGCAAAAACAGCAGTACACAGTATCACCGCAAGCAGTGAAAAAAGTAAGATTTTTTTCATGTGTTTCTCCTTATAACATTATATTTTTTTACACTAAAATTCTATCACACACAAATATAAATGTCAATCTTTTTGCAACAAAAAGCACATTTTCGGCGCAAAACCCAAAAAACATATTGCTGTCTTTTCAACATTCCAGAATCTTTTGTGCATATTGCGAAGCGGACACACCATAATTTGTATGCATTAGATAAAAAAAACAAAAAGGACACTTTGTAAAAGTGTCCTTTTTGTTTTTTGTTAATTATTCGATGGTTATAAACAATCCGTCGCCGCAATTGAGCCAAAGCTCAATTTCACCGTTGTGTTCAACAACCTTAGGCTCGGCACGGTTATAGACTGTAACCTTCTTAGCAGGGTCAACCTTGAGATTTGCTGATACAGCAAGTGATTCTTCAAATTCTTCCATATTTACAATGGTCATCGCCTTTGCACCGCTGCCGTCTTTCTGTTCAAAGCAACCTACAAGCAGAGCACTGTCAGATTCTACTGTTATGCCGTCAAAGCCGGTGTATTCATTCGTCATCTTCTGGTACGGCTTGGTTGCATTTAAAGTATAGGTGCCAAGATACTTGTACTGAATGTAAGTATCGGAAAGGTTTCTCATTTCCCACATAACAGGCTGACAGTCATAATATGCCTGAGTAGGCTCCAGAGTCATGTTATCTACAAGGGACGGGAACTGAGGATTACTGCTGTAATACTGCCACAGAAGAATACCTGTGCATCCGAAGGACAGCATGCAGTAGCACTGCCATCTGTACTCGGATTCATCGGGAGTACGCTTATTAGCCTGCCATCCGTAGGTCTGGATACAACACCAGAATTCCTTTCCTGCCTCGCGTGCAACCGAAGCTATCTGGTTTATGGATTCAACATAGTTGTTATATGTTGTCTTCATGGCACCTGTCCAGTTGAGAGGATAAATGTCGGTGCAGATGTAATCGGTGGCGGTGGAATTAAACCATTCCTGGCAATGCTTTCTGTAAAGATCGGGGTCTGCATCATAGTACTCGATTGCCGCCGCAGAAGCACCGTACTTGAGCTGAGCTGCATTTGCGTACATGGGAAGCAGATTGATAAATGCGCGCTTGCCGGGCATCTGTGCTTCATAGTCATCCACTACCTTACCAAGTGCCGCAAAGTAATCCGTTCCGGGCTCGTCGGTGATATAATGACCCGAGAAGGAAGGATGATGTGAATATCCTGCAGAAACCACCTTGGGATCTGTATTTTCAATAAATTTATCAACATCCTTGGGAGATGCGTTAAGAGTATAGTAGTCATGCATGTATACCTCAATACCGTATACATCGGCATAGTTGAGGACAACATCTCCGGTAGAACCGCCGGGGCCGTGAACAATAAGGTCAATACCAAGGTCGCGAAGGTCCTTCATACCCTCGGGTGTTCCGAGAGCACTTGTGAAGTTCCATACACCAAGGCGTATACGGTCACGAGCGATATATTCGTTGGTGTAAGCTCCTGCGGGAACATTAACGCCCAGAACAGCCTTTATAACTCTCTCCATAACGGTAGCTACTTCTGCACGGGTGGAAATGCCGTTGGGATCAAATCTGCCTTCTCCCTTACCGCCTACAATACCTACATTTTTAACGGTATTGATAGCGTTTACGGTAGCCTCGTCGAGACCTGCAAGGTCGTTAAAGCCCTCGGTTTCGGAATAAATGGTAAACTTGAATCCGCTGTTGTCAACATAGTTTTTGATTACAACCGCCATTGTTGCACGGGTGATGGGATCTTCGGGCGCAAAGGTCACGTCGCTCAGACCTGCCATGATACCCTTTTTCTTCGCCCACTGAATATATGGGGCGTAATACTCGGTAGCGGGAACGTCACCATAGCCTGTATTGCCGTCATACTTGGAGGTATCAAGTCCGTGCATACGTCCCAGAACGGTAATGAACATTCCTCTGGTCATGGTCATATCAGGGCTGAATTCGGTGGGACTTGTACCGCCGAACAGTGCGCGGTCGGAAACGAAGTTTATATATCCCTCGCCCCAGTGACCTGCAATATCGGTGTAATCCTTGTGGTTATAGCCAAGGGTATATTCGCCCGCCTTGTTTGCAACATAAGATGTATAACCATTTTCGTTGGTATAGCCCAATGCTACAAGACTTTTTGTTCCGTCTGCCTCGGTACGGTAAACCACGGGAGCGGAAGTGCCCTCACCCTCGGGAGTGATGCTTGAAAGGATAAAGTCATCCTTTTTGTAGCCCTCGTAAAGCGAACCGCCGGGAATAAGAGCCTTATACATATAGCCTCTGAATTCCGCAGAGGTACTGAAATCCTCAGAGGAGCCTTCATGCAGGAAAGCGTATGCCTCCTCCTCGCTCTTGAAGAAGCCCAGACGGTTGATATAAATAATTGCTGCCATATCGGCACTACTGCTGTTAACGGGGTCCAGACGCATGAGGTTGATATCGCCCTTCCAATTGCCGTGCTTCATGGTACGCATATCCATAACAAGATTGGTCCACTCGCCGGGATACATTATATCAAACTCACTGTATGTAGCATCAGAAAGCTTGGGCTGATACTGGTTTGTGAAGAAGAATCCACCCTGGTTTATTTCTGTTATAGCCTTATAGCGATATGCAAAATAAGGATATTCCTCTGCCTTGAAGGGCTCTTCAAATTCTCTTGTGAGAGTGGGGTCGATACCGGTGGGAGTAAGACGGAGATTTCCCAGCTCATAAGCAACAGAAGAACTGCTTGCAAGCCAGTTATCTGACTCCGATTCATCAGAGGTTATAAAGTGTGGGCTGTTTTTATCCCACTCAACGCCGGAATAATCCGCATTATTCTTAACCACCTTTGCAGGGGGCACAAATCCTTCGGCATCCTCCTTGGTCTCGAAAAATCCGATATAATCGATTTCCATTACAGAGCCCTTGGGCACCTGACCGGAAGGCTCGGCTATCCACATACAGTCAAAGCGAACCTGCGAAACAGTTCCGTCCCATGTGGAATTTTCCAGCTTTACATCGTTATTGATATTCTGTGAAGCCAGATTGTGTTCCTTGATATTGAAAATATATTCCTTATAGCTGCTATCCTTTGTACTGATAGGAAAATGTGTACAGCTGGATGCGGTAACCTTGTCCCCTGTTGCAGTCGAT comes from the Oscillospiraceae bacterium genome and includes:
- a CDS encoding S-layer homology domain-containing protein, with translation MKKILLFSLLAVILCTAVFAAQPGYLFAPSDLNRVEYSNLSNDCILQYGDRYLKIVTVEGPAEGTNGDPFIVVDTALDAKYEWIKLRIKNMSDAKMFEMHFASDATGGSIAAEACTHFPISARDTEYKEYIFNVKEYNLASQNVNADVKLSESAWSGNISKVRFDSMWIGEPSGQMPKGSEMEIDYIAFFDSKEAAEAYVLPEKAVKQPIQAAESWDAASPNFIFDNADEVSKWVPVGVSVQYELGNMKIVPTSVDPQMTRSFETPFAANDYPYFALRYKAHTTIPNGGFFFITDEVTGFSGVTYTNYDIDISNKWTNVIMDMREQEHGNWRTNIHHIRLDAVNGTKDDGDTQMYINRMGFFKSAEEAMAFLSEGGGDDFSKTTVFTDIDYKTIIPGGTVTDSINKNEFLLQNTQADKNSVVTYTDANGKQNIVALSYTNDYGYTSYVANKPGTYAIGANHKDYVDIAGHWGEGYINFVSDRALFGGTSPTEFSPEVTMTRGMFITVLGRMHGLDTSKYDGNTGYGDVPAGEYYAPYIQWAKAEGIMAGLSDVTFAPEDPITRATMAVVIKNYIDNSGFEFTAYSETEGFNDLAGLDEATVNAINSVKNVGIINGKGAGKFDPNGVSTRAEVATVMERVIKAVLGVNVPVGSYTNEYITRDRIRLGVWSFEGAFATEKGMKELRDLGVDVILNGSATASASTRDTVLNYADVYGIEVYMTDYYQYEKDYVNVPSVIENSDPVKVASGYSYHPSFAGHYITDEPGTDNFPLVGSLTDDYEAQMPGKRAYSNLLPMYANAAQLKYGAGAAAIEYYDSDPDLYRKYCQEWFNNTSTDYICVDIYPFNWEGTFKTTYRDYVESINQVATVAREAGKEFWCCIQTYGWQANKRTPNESEYRWQCYCLLSFGCTGIMLWQYRSNPEFPALVDVGTLEPTQAYYDCQPVMWEMRALSDTFIQYKNLGAFTHNAAASYQKMSGEYTGFDTIKSVTSDNSLLIGCFEKKDGSGATAFTVVNMEEFYSEASASAVIGVDPAKKVTVYEMGKPVEVVNDGTIELMLECGQGVFVTVE
- a CDS encoding S-layer homology domain-containing protein translates to MKKFLFAIALLIVLSAIAFAAEPGYFIAPSAEEGFVADATIGCRLIVTDTYLRVTSTGDLNEGSVGDPYFVMNTELDSKYEWIKLRIKNLSDAPVFEFHFASTATGDKVTASSCTHFPISTKDSSYKEYIFNIKEHNLASQNINNDVKLENSTWDGTVSQVRFDCMWIAEPSGQVPKGSVMEIDYIGFFETKEDAEGFVPPAKVVKNNADYSGVEWDKNSPHFITSDESESDNWLASSSSVAYELGNLRLTPTGIDPTLTREFEEPFKAEEYPYFAYRYKAITEINQGGFFFTNQYQPKLSDATYSEFDIMYPGEWTNLVMDMRTMKHGNWKGDINLMRLDPVNSSSADMAAIIYINRLGFFKSEEEAYAFLHEGSSEDFSTSAEFRGYMYKALIPGGSLYEGYKKDDFILSSITPEGEGTSAPVVYRTEADGTKSLVALGYTNENGYTSYVANKAGEYTLGYNHKDYTDIAGHWGEGYINFVSDRALFGGTSPTEFSPDMTMTRGMFITVLGRMHGLDTSKYDGNTGYGDVPATEYYAPYIQWAKKKGIMAGLSDVTFAPEDPITRATMAVVIKNYVDNSGFKFTIYSETEGFNDLAGLDEATVNAINTVKNVGIVGGKGEGRFDPNGISTRAEVATVMERVIKAVLGVNVPAGAYTNEYIARDRIRLGVWNFTSALGTPEGMKDLRDLGIDLIVHGPGGSTGDVVLNYADVYGIEVYMHDYYTLNASPKDVDKFIENTDPKVVSAGYSHHPSFSGHYITDEPGTDYFAALGKVVDDYEAQMPGKRAFINLLPMYANAAQLKYGASAAAIEYYDADPDLYRKHCQEWFNSTATDYICTDIYPLNWTGAMKTTYNNYVESINQIASVAREAGKEFWCCIQTYGWQANKRTPDESEYRWQCYCMLSFGCTGILLWQYYSSNPQFPSLVDNMTLEPTQAYYDCQPVMWEMRNLSDTYIQYKYLGTYTLNATKPYQKMTNEYTGFDGITVESDSALLVGCFEQKDGSGAKAMTIVNMEEFEESLAVSANLKVDPAKKVTVYNRAEPKVVEHNGEIELWLNCGDGLFITIE